A stretch of Myroides oncorhynchi DNA encodes these proteins:
- a CDS encoding oligosaccharide flippase family protein: MSIYKKIFKQTAIYGLAAVFPKVIGFFLVPFHTDLMQNNDYGQYSVIFSIMMFLNVILSFGMETAFFRFYNKQDDKKEVINNSLLFLGCTTLLFAIISVLTLDFWASILSVSNELLYYVLFILVLDALVIVPFAKLRADQRPLYYSAIRIANVCIYTVLNIFFLYYLPKLSTSYPDSIFHTIYRQDNQVVYIFVANLAASLFTFLAFYKDYFSIKFKFNKELNKQMLTYSFPIMVGGLAFAINEGFDKILLERLLPADIALSEVGKYAACYKLGLFMVLFRQAYTLGIEPFFFNYAKNHDAPTKYATITKYFTIFGSIIMLGVIVFADVLKVLFIRNESYWDAMIVVPLIILANLCMGIYTNLSVWYKLRDKTAIGAYISIMGAVFTLIFNFILIPIWGYMGSAIATLIAYASMMLVSYVMGQKQYPIPYDKKAIGGYLGISILLSFTYFYCFRENYFVGIAFILVFLGVIYKFENTVIKKIIKR, translated from the coding sequence GTGAGCATTTACAAGAAAATATTTAAACAAACTGCTATTTATGGATTAGCAGCTGTATTCCCTAAAGTTATTGGATTCTTTCTAGTTCCATTTCACACAGACCTCATGCAGAATAACGACTATGGACAATATAGTGTTATTTTTTCTATCATGATGTTTCTCAATGTGATTCTTTCTTTTGGGATGGAGACTGCTTTCTTTAGATTTTATAATAAACAAGATGACAAAAAAGAAGTTATTAATAACAGTTTATTATTTCTTGGATGCACAACATTACTATTTGCTATAATTAGTGTATTGACCTTAGATTTTTGGGCTTCTATCCTTAGTGTATCAAATGAACTATTATACTATGTACTATTTATTCTAGTACTAGACGCTTTAGTCATAGTTCCCTTTGCTAAGCTAAGAGCAGATCAGAGACCTCTATACTACAGTGCCATTAGAATCGCAAATGTATGTATCTACACAGTGCTAAACATATTCTTTTTATACTATCTACCAAAACTAAGTACTAGTTACCCTGATAGCATATTCCATACCATCTATAGACAAGACAATCAAGTAGTTTACATCTTTGTAGCGAATCTAGCTGCTAGCTTATTCACATTCTTAGCCTTCTATAAAGACTACTTCAGTATCAAATTTAAGTTTAATAAGGAGCTGAATAAACAGATGCTTACCTACAGTTTTCCTATTATGGTAGGAGGACTAGCATTTGCTATTAATGAAGGTTTTGACAAAATACTTCTTGAGCGACTACTACCAGCCGATATCGCACTATCAGAAGTAGGAAAATATGCAGCTTGTTATAAATTAGGTTTGTTTATGGTCCTATTTAGGCAAGCTTATACATTAGGTATAGAACCATTCTTTTTCAACTATGCTAAGAATCATGACGCACCTACTAAATATGCTACTATTACCAAGTACTTTACTATTTTTGGGAGTATTATTATGTTAGGCGTTATCGTATTTGCAGATGTATTGAAAGTCTTGTTTATTAGAAACGAGTCTTATTGGGATGCGATGATAGTCGTACCACTTATCATCTTAGCCAACTTATGTATGGGAATCTATACCAACCTATCTGTATGGTATAAGCTAAGAGATAAGACAGCCATAGGAGCCTATATTTCTATTATGGGAGCTGTATTCACACTGATCTTTAACTTTATCCTTATCCCTATTTGGGGATATATGGGATCAGCGATAGCTACTCTGATAGCCTATGCATCCATGATGTTAGTCTCTTATGTAATGGGACAGAAACAGTATCCAATCCCTTATGACAAAAAGGCTATAGGAGGATATCTAGGAATATCTATACTCCTAAGCTTTACATACTTCTACTGTTTTAGAGAAAACTACTTCGTAGGAATAGCCTTTATACTCGTATTCTTAGGTGTTATATACAAATTTGAAAATACTGTTATCAAAAAGATAATTAAACGATAA
- a CDS encoding PdaC/SigV domain-containing protein, whose product MKKILLILFLSIAITSCKKDKNFSFEEKVYQKILLETCIDEDCTEIKITTAEITNPLEDISNKINTNNLIIINDILSFEDEKKPASNYDNIVASFTNAYTDMVKKFPKATIPWQATANSIVTFYGDNLLSFSLDYYIFTGGANGFKGEKTIHYNPITGDQYTNQQLFKNYKGFEELVITKLKKNQVEVNRSTFELPENIFVYDDGLVLNFNTADLNALSSKLITLTFTKEEINPYLSFDLIPKANTNK is encoded by the coding sequence ATGAAAAAAATCTTGTTAATCCTATTCCTTTCAATCGCTATTACAAGCTGCAAGAAGGATAAAAATTTCTCTTTTGAGGAGAAAGTATACCAAAAAATATTGTTGGAAACTTGTATAGACGAAGACTGTACTGAAATCAAAATCACTACAGCTGAAATCACAAATCCCCTAGAAGATATAAGCAACAAGATTAATACGAACAATTTAATTATCATAAATGATATTCTCTCTTTTGAAGACGAGAAGAAACCAGCTTCTAACTATGATAATATAGTTGCTTCATTCACCAATGCCTACACAGATATGGTTAAAAAGTTTCCTAAGGCAACCATTCCGTGGCAAGCTACTGCAAATAGTATTGTGACATTCTACGGTGATAACCTATTGAGTTTTTCTCTAGACTATTATATTTTTACAGGAGGAGCTAACGGATTTAAAGGAGAGAAAACAATTCATTATAACCCTATAACTGGGGATCAATATACTAATCAACAATTATTCAAAAACTATAAGGGTTTTGAAGAACTAGTAATTACAAAACTTAAGAAGAATCAAGTGGAAGTTAACAGAAGTACTTTTGAGTTGCCTGAAAACATATTTGTATACGACGATGGCCTTGTACTAAACTTTAATACCGCAGACTTAAATGCACTATCTAGTAAACTAATAACACTTACATTTACAAAAGAAGAAATAAACCCCTACTTAAGCTTTGATTTAATACCTAAAGCAAACACAAATAAATAA